In Micromonospora sp. LH3U1, one genomic interval encodes:
- a CDS encoding DUF721 domain-containing protein yields MSDEPRTNRPAAGGGDAAASRTPKAEAKGGEPAAAASGPELARAVLDAALSRRQAAARARRAPGGGSGDAAGGSGRRLRGYSGPGPDPRDPQPLSAVLNRLVKARGWQQPAAEATVFGAWERVVGAEVAQNSRPVKLENGELTVEARSTAWATQLRLLAGSLLKQIASEVGHNVVRKLHIHGPAAPSWAKGPRRVRGRGPRDTYG; encoded by the coding sequence GTGTCGGATGAGCCACGTACCAACCGCCCCGCGGCCGGCGGAGGCGACGCCGCGGCCTCGCGTACTCCTAAGGCGGAGGCGAAGGGCGGTGAGCCGGCGGCGGCCGCCAGTGGGCCGGAGTTGGCTCGGGCGGTGCTCGACGCGGCGCTGTCCCGGCGGCAGGCGGCGGCACGCGCCCGGCGTGCCCCTGGCGGCGGAAGCGGCGACGCTGCCGGCGGTTCGGGGCGGCGGTTGCGTGGTTACTCCGGCCCGGGCCCGGACCCGCGTGATCCGCAGCCGCTCAGCGCGGTGCTGAACCGGCTGGTGAAGGCGCGTGGCTGGCAGCAGCCGGCGGCCGAGGCCACCGTGTTCGGTGCCTGGGAGCGGGTCGTCGGCGCAGAGGTCGCCCAGAACAGTCGCCCGGTCAAGCTGGAGAACGGCGAGCTGACCGTGGAGGCGCGATCGACCGCCTGGGCGACTCAGCTGCGGTTGCTCGCTGGGTCGCTGCTCAAGCAGATCGCCAGCGAGGTCGGCCACAACGTCGTGCGCAAGCTGCACATCCACGGCCCGGCCGCGCCCTCCTGGGCGAAGGGGCCGCGTCGGGTACGCGGCCGGGGCCCACGCGACACGTACGGCTGA
- the recF gene encoding DNA replication/repair protein RecF (All proteins in this family for which functions are known are DNA-binding proteins that assist the filamentation of RecA onto DNA for the initiation of recombination or recombinational repair.) → MYVHRLELVDFRSYERVAVDLQPGANVLIGANGVGKTNLVEALGYVATLDSHRVATDAPLVRMGATSAVIRCAVVHEGRELLVELEIVPGKANRARLGRSPARRARDVLGALRLVLFAPEDLELVRGDPSERRRYLDDLLVNRQPRYAGVRADYERVVKQRNALLRTAYLARKTGGSRGGDLGTLAVWDTHLAQHGAELLAGRLELVAALTPHVAKAYDAVAADRGAASIAYRPSIELAEPTTDRAALSDALIAALAASRSAEIERGTTLVGPHRDELALTLGPLPAKGYASHGESWSFALALRLAGYDLLRADGIEPVLVLDDVFAELDTGRRERLAELVGGASQLLVTCAVDDDVPAAMRGTRYQVGEGTVRRVG, encoded by the coding sequence GTGTACGTTCACCGGCTGGAACTGGTCGACTTCCGCTCGTACGAGCGGGTGGCCGTCGACCTCCAGCCGGGGGCGAACGTCCTGATCGGCGCCAACGGCGTCGGCAAGACCAATCTCGTCGAGGCGCTGGGCTACGTGGCGACCCTGGATTCACACCGGGTCGCCACGGACGCACCTCTGGTCCGGATGGGCGCCACGTCCGCGGTGATCCGCTGTGCGGTGGTCCACGAGGGGCGCGAGCTGCTGGTCGAGCTGGAGATCGTGCCCGGCAAGGCCAACCGGGCCCGGCTGGGCCGATCACCGGCGCGGCGGGCTCGGGACGTACTCGGTGCCCTGCGGCTCGTGCTCTTCGCCCCGGAAGACCTTGAGTTGGTCCGCGGCGACCCGTCCGAGCGCCGCCGCTACCTGGACGACCTGCTGGTCAACCGGCAGCCCCGGTACGCGGGTGTGCGGGCCGACTACGAGCGGGTGGTCAAGCAGCGCAACGCCCTGCTGCGCACGGCGTACCTGGCTCGCAAGACCGGGGGGTCACGCGGCGGCGACCTTGGCACCCTCGCCGTCTGGGACACCCACCTGGCCCAGCACGGCGCGGAGTTGCTTGCCGGGCGACTGGAGCTCGTCGCCGCGCTCACCCCGCACGTCGCCAAGGCGTACGACGCGGTGGCCGCCGATCGGGGTGCGGCTAGCATCGCCTACCGGCCCTCGATCGAGCTGGCCGAGCCGACCACCGACCGGGCCGCGCTGTCCGACGCACTGATCGCCGCCCTGGCCGCGTCCCGCTCCGCCGAGATCGAACGGGGCACCACCCTGGTCGGCCCACACCGTGACGAACTGGCGCTGACCCTCGGCCCACTGCCCGCCAAGGGGTACGCCAGCCACGGCGAGTCGTGGTCGTTCGCGCTCGCGCTGCGGCTGGCCGGGTACGACCTGTTACGCGCCGATGGCATCGAGCCGGTGCTGGTGCTCGACGACGTCTTCGCGGAGTTGGACACTGGCCGCCGGGAGCGCCTGGCGGAGTTGGTCGGCGGGGCGAGCCAGCTGCTGGTCACCTGCGCGGTCGACGACGACGTGCCGGCCGCCATGCGCGGCACCCGCTACCAGGTAGGCGAAGGGACGGTACGCCGTGTCGGATGA
- the dnaA gene encoding chromosomal replication initiator protein DnaA, with protein MAGTTDLAAVWLAATDELADEIISAQQRAYLRLTRLRAIVEDTALLSVPDAFTRDVIESRLRPAITEALTRRLGRPIQVAVTVRVAEDATGRPAGTVYRSAPETGPLDVEGPAATPFDDDQGVRPVADALIPEQPHAPRAPEPVAPPAPAGPPLAPTADGHRSGLIPASRDGQEALFSAAFAEPMRPSRPAPDRRGYDEQARLDSPGPDTRPYEPRYREDSASPRDQHVIRALPRDSGTDSGPGRSGVDHRAGGRDDRRLPGADTGGNRLNPKYMFETFVIGSSNRFAHAASVAVAESPAKAYNPLFIYGHSGLGKTHLLHAIGHYATTLGNARSVRYVSTEEFTNDFINSLRDDKTSAFQRRYRDVDILLIDDIQFLENRERTQEEFFHTFNTLHNANKQIVITSDRSPRQLATLEDRMRTRFEWGLLADIQPPDLETRIAILQKKAAQERMYAPPDVLEFIASRVSNSIRELEGALIRVTAFASLTRSTVELSLAEEVLRDFMPDGGGPEINADQIMASTADYFGVSLEDLRGQSRSRVLVNARQVAMYLCRELTELSLPRIGQAFGGRDHTTVMHADRKIRQQMAERRSLYNQIAELTNRIKQNT; from the coding sequence GTGGCCGGTACGACCGACCTTGCCGCAGTGTGGTTAGCGGCGACCGACGAGCTAGCCGACGAGATCATCTCCGCCCAGCAGCGTGCCTATCTCCGACTGACCCGGCTGCGGGCGATCGTCGAGGACACCGCGCTGCTCTCTGTCCCGGACGCGTTCACCCGCGACGTGATCGAGTCGCGGCTGCGCCCGGCGATCACCGAGGCACTGACCCGCCGACTCGGCCGGCCGATCCAGGTCGCGGTCACCGTTCGGGTGGCGGAGGACGCCACGGGCCGACCGGCTGGCACCGTCTATCGCAGCGCCCCGGAGACGGGGCCGCTCGACGTCGAGGGCCCGGCCGCCACACCGTTCGACGACGACCAGGGCGTTCGGCCGGTTGCCGACGCGTTGATTCCTGAGCAGCCACACGCGCCGCGTGCGCCCGAGCCGGTCGCGCCACCCGCGCCGGCGGGCCCGCCGCTCGCGCCGACCGCTGACGGGCATCGTTCAGGGCTGATCCCGGCCAGCAGGGACGGGCAGGAGGCGCTGTTCAGCGCCGCGTTCGCGGAGCCGATGCGGCCGTCCCGACCGGCGCCGGACCGGCGCGGCTACGACGAGCAGGCTCGCCTGGACTCGCCCGGCCCGGACACCCGGCCCTACGAGCCCCGCTACCGGGAAGACTCGGCGTCGCCTCGCGACCAGCACGTGATCCGCGCGTTGCCCCGGGACAGCGGAACGGACAGCGGCCCGGGCCGCAGTGGCGTGGATCATCGGGCGGGTGGCCGCGACGACCGCCGGCTGCCCGGTGCCGACACCGGCGGCAACCGGCTCAACCCGAAGTACATGTTCGAGACGTTCGTCATCGGCTCGTCCAACCGGTTCGCGCACGCCGCGAGCGTGGCGGTGGCGGAGTCACCGGCGAAGGCGTACAACCCGCTGTTCATCTACGGTCACTCGGGGTTGGGCAAGACCCACCTTCTGCATGCCATCGGGCACTACGCCACGACACTCGGCAACGCCCGTTCGGTCCGGTACGTCTCGACCGAGGAATTCACCAACGACTTCATCAACTCGCTCCGGGACGACAAGACCAGCGCGTTCCAGCGGCGCTACCGCGACGTCGACATCCTGCTGATCGACGACATCCAGTTCCTGGAGAACCGCGAGCGCACCCAGGAGGAGTTCTTCCACACCTTCAACACCCTGCACAACGCCAACAAGCAGATCGTGATCACCTCCGACCGGTCGCCGCGCCAGCTCGCCACCCTCGAGGACCGGATGCGAACCCGATTCGAGTGGGGGCTGCTGGCTGACATCCAGCCGCCGGACCTGGAGACCCGGATCGCGATCCTGCAGAAGAAGGCGGCGCAGGAGCGGATGTACGCCCCGCCGGACGTGTTGGAGTTCATCGCCTCCCGGGTGTCGAACTCGATCCGGGAGTTGGAGGGGGCGCTGATCCGGGTGACGGCGTTCGCCAGCCTGACCCGGTCGACCGTCGAGCTGTCACTGGCCGAGGAGGTGCTCCGGGACTTCATGCCGGACGGCGGCGGGCCGGAGATCAACGCCGACCAGATCATGGCCTCGACCGCCGACTACTTCGGAGTGAGCCTGGAGGACCTGCGCGGTCAGTCCAGGTCCCGGGTGCTCGTCAACGCCCGGCAGGTGGCCATGTACCTGTGTCGGGAGTTGACCGAGCTGTCGCTGCCCCGCATCGGGCAGGCCTTCGGCGGCCGGGACCACACCACGGTGATGCACGCCGACCGGAAGATCCGTCAGCAGATGGCGGAACGCCGCTCGCTCTACAACCAGATCGCCGAGCTGACCAACCGGATCAAGCAGAACACCTGA
- the dnaN gene encoding DNA polymerase III subunit beta, whose translation MKFRVERDALAEAVAWTAKSLPNRPSVPVLAGVMLRVTDGNLRVSGFDYEVSSQVTVEVQGDADGAALVSGRLLAEITKALPAKPVDIAAVGAHLELVCGSARFTLPTMPVEDYPALPEMPQSAGTVDAAAFATAVSQVAIAAGRDETLPMMTGVRVELSGNTLSMLATDRYRLALREIQWQPDDPEVSINALVPARTLNDTAKALGPLGGEVTLALAQGAAGEGMVGLAGGTRRTTSRLLDGANYPPVRSLFPATHNAAARVPVSALIEVVKRVALVAERTTPVLLSFSADGLVVEAGGSEEARASEAMEATFTGDALTIGFNPQYLIDGLANLGSQTAVLSFVDAFKPAVISPAGEDGEVIPGYRYLIMPIRVSR comes from the coding sequence ATGAAGTTCCGAGTGGAGCGCGACGCGCTCGCCGAGGCCGTGGCGTGGACCGCGAAGAGCCTGCCCAACCGGCCATCCGTACCGGTGCTTGCCGGGGTGATGCTCCGCGTCACCGACGGCAACCTGCGGGTTTCCGGCTTTGACTACGAGGTCTCCAGCCAGGTGACCGTCGAGGTGCAGGGTGACGCCGACGGCGCCGCGCTCGTCTCCGGCCGCCTGCTCGCCGAGATCACCAAGGCGCTGCCGGCCAAGCCGGTCGACATCGCCGCGGTCGGCGCCCACCTCGAGTTGGTCTGCGGCAGTGCCCGGTTCACCCTGCCCACCATGCCGGTGGAGGATTACCCCGCGCTGCCCGAGATGCCGCAGAGCGCCGGCACGGTCGACGCCGCCGCGTTCGCCACCGCGGTCTCCCAGGTGGCCATCGCGGCCGGCCGTGACGAGACGCTCCCGATGATGACCGGCGTCCGCGTCGAGCTCTCCGGCAACACACTGTCGATGCTCGCCACCGACCGTTACCGGCTCGCCCTGCGCGAGATCCAGTGGCAGCCGGACGACCCCGAGGTGAGCATCAACGCCCTGGTGCCCGCCCGCACCCTGAACGACACTGCCAAGGCCCTCGGCCCGCTGGGCGGCGAGGTCACGCTCGCCCTCGCCCAGGGCGCTGCGGGCGAGGGCATGGTCGGCCTGGCCGGCGGCACCCGACGTACCACCAGCCGCCTGCTCGACGGCGCCAACTACCCGCCGGTGCGCTCACTCTTCCCGGCCACCCACAACGCTGCGGCCCGGGTGCCGGTCAGCGCCCTGATCGAGGTGGTCAAGCGGGTCGCGCTGGTGGCCGAGCGGACCACCCCGGTGCTGCTCAGCTTCAGCGCCGACGGCCTGGTGGTCGAAGCCGGCGGTTCCGAGGAGGCGCGGGCCAGCGAGGCGATGGAGGCCACCTTCACCGGCGACGCGCTGACGATCGGGTTCAACCCGCAGTACCTCATCGACGGCCTGGCCAACCTGGGCTCTCAGACCGCCGTGCTCTCGTTCGTCGACGCCTTCAAGCCCGCGGTGATCTCCCCCGCCGGCGAGGATGGCGAGGTCATTCCGGGGTACCGCTACCTCATCATGCCGATCCGCGTTTCCCGCTGA
- a CDS encoding MarR family winged helix-turn-helix transcriptional regulator, with amino-acid sequence MSEHPDGVDPLALEQQVCFALSVAARSVVAVYRPLLEPMGLTHPQYLVMLALWQHAPLSGRDLSRLLQLDPGTLSPLLKRLESTGYLRRERDPGDERSLAVTLTASGAALRSQAELIPAAIVQRLGLPVEDLQHLHAVLTQVIAAANRPGGDETARETDPATGAAAQASA; translated from the coding sequence ATGAGCGAACATCCGGACGGCGTCGACCCGTTGGCGCTGGAGCAGCAGGTGTGCTTCGCACTCTCGGTGGCCGCCCGCAGCGTGGTGGCGGTCTACCGCCCGCTCCTGGAACCGATGGGGCTGACCCATCCGCAGTACCTGGTCATGTTGGCGCTCTGGCAGCACGCGCCGTTGTCCGGTCGCGACCTCAGCCGCCTGTTGCAGCTCGACCCGGGCACACTGTCGCCCCTGCTCAAGCGGCTCGAATCGACTGGCTACCTGCGGCGGGAACGTGACCCCGGCGACGAGCGCAGCCTGGCGGTCACACTCACCGCCAGCGGTGCCGCACTCCGGAGCCAGGCAGAGTTGATCCCGGCCGCGATCGTGCAGCGACTCGGGCTGCCCGTCGAGGACCTGCAACACCTACACGCGGTGCTCACGCAGGTGATCGCGGCGGCCAACCGACCGGGCGGCGACGAGACCGCCCGAGAAACCGACCCGGCGACCGGCGCGGCGGCTCAGGCGTCGGCGTAG
- the gnd gene encoding phosphogluconate dehydrogenase (NAD(+)-dependent, decarboxylating) — protein MQLGLVGLGRMGGNMRERLRAAGHEVVGFDNNAQLSDVATIAGLAEKLESPRAVWVMVPAGVTDATIDELAAVLGEGDIIIDGGNSRFSDDAPRAERLNELGIGYLDVGVSGGVWGRQNGYGLMVGGAQEHVDRLMPIFDALKPEGEFGFVHAGPVGAGHYSKMVHNGIEYGLMHAYAEGYELMAASELVTNVPGVIKSWREGTVVRSWLLDLLDRALDEDPELADLSGYTEDTGEGRWTVDEAVRLAVPLNVITASLFARFASRQDDSPAMKAVAALRQQFGGHAVHKR, from the coding sequence ATGCAGCTCGGCCTTGTAGGACTCGGCCGTATGGGCGGCAACATGCGGGAGCGGCTGCGTGCTGCTGGTCACGAGGTTGTCGGCTTCGACAACAACGCGCAGCTGAGCGACGTCGCGACCATCGCGGGCCTGGCAGAGAAGCTTGAGTCACCGCGTGCGGTCTGGGTCATGGTGCCCGCCGGCGTCACCGACGCCACCATCGACGAGTTGGCTGCGGTCCTCGGCGAGGGCGACATCATCATCGACGGCGGCAACTCGCGCTTCAGTGACGACGCCCCCCGGGCCGAGCGGCTCAACGAGCTGGGCATCGGCTACCTCGACGTCGGTGTCTCCGGCGGCGTCTGGGGCCGGCAGAACGGCTATGGGCTGATGGTCGGCGGCGCCCAGGAGCACGTCGACCGGCTGATGCCGATCTTCGACGCTCTCAAGCCGGAGGGCGAGTTCGGCTTCGTGCACGCCGGGCCGGTCGGCGCCGGGCACTACTCGAAGATGGTGCACAACGGCATCGAGTACGGCCTGATGCACGCCTACGCCGAGGGCTACGAGCTGATGGCCGCCTCCGAGCTGGTGACCAACGTGCCGGGGGTCATCAAGTCCTGGCGAGAGGGCACCGTCGTGCGTTCCTGGCTGCTCGACCTGCTGGACCGGGCACTCGACGAGGACCCGGAGCTGGCCGACCTGAGCGGCTACACCGAGGACACCGGCGAGGGCCGGTGGACCGTCGACGAGGCGGTCCGGCTGGCCGTGCCGCTGAATGTCATCACCGCTTCGCTGTTCGCCAGGTTCGCCTCGCGGCAGGACGACTCGCCCGCCATGAAGGCCGTCGCCGCGCTGCGCCAGCAGTTCGGCGGCCACGCCGTCCACAAGCGCTGA
- the gyrB gene encoding DNA topoisomerase (ATP-hydrolyzing) subunit B produces the protein MAAQDKQYDAESITVLEGLEAVRKRPGMYIGSTGERGLHHLVWEVVDNAVDEALAGYCDTIDVVLLADGGVQVTDNGRGFPVDLHPKLKKPGVEVALTVLHAGGKFDGKAYAVSGGLHGVGVSVVNALSTRMAVEIHKSGFVWRQQYHDSKPDPLEKGETTDRTGSAVSFWPDPNIFETVDFDFQTIYRRLQEMAFLNRALRIHLLDERVAEEEDGRQREVTFYYEGGIADFVRHLNASKSPIHKTVVEFGAEEEGMSLEIAMQWNESYGESVYTFANTINTHEGGTHEEGFRSALTSVVNRYGTDKKLLKGDEKLSGEDIREGLAAIISVKLANPQFEGQTKTKLGNTPVKSFVQRVCNDRLVDWFDRNPAEAKMIITKASQAARARIAAQQARKLARRKSLLESGSMPGKLADCQSTDPRESEVFIVEGDSAGGSAKQGRDPRTQAILPIRGKILNVEKARIDRVLKNNEVQALITALGTGIHDDFDMEKLRYHKVVLMADADVDGQHIQTLLLTLLFRFMRPLVEMGNVYLAAPPLYKIKWNKKGDDAQYAYSDRERDGLIALRQQKKPNAKPDDIQRFKGLGEMNYPELWETTMNPATRTLRQVTLDDAATADELFSVLMGEDVEARRSFIQRNAKDVRFLDI, from the coding sequence GTGGCAGCGCAGGACAAGCAGTACGACGCAGAGTCGATCACCGTTCTTGAGGGGCTGGAGGCGGTCCGCAAGCGGCCCGGTATGTACATCGGGTCCACCGGCGAGCGTGGTCTGCACCACCTCGTCTGGGAGGTCGTCGACAACGCGGTGGACGAGGCGCTGGCCGGTTACTGCGACACCATCGATGTCGTGCTGCTCGCCGACGGTGGCGTCCAGGTCACCGACAACGGCCGTGGCTTCCCGGTCGACCTCCACCCCAAGCTCAAGAAGCCGGGTGTCGAGGTCGCGCTGACCGTGCTGCACGCGGGTGGCAAGTTCGACGGCAAGGCGTACGCGGTCTCCGGTGGTCTGCACGGCGTCGGCGTGTCCGTGGTGAACGCGCTCTCCACCCGGATGGCCGTGGAGATCCACAAGTCCGGTTTCGTGTGGCGGCAGCAGTACCACGACTCCAAGCCCGACCCGTTGGAGAAGGGCGAGACCACCGACCGCACCGGCTCGGCCGTCTCCTTCTGGCCCGACCCGAACATTTTCGAGACTGTCGACTTCGACTTCCAGACCATCTACCGGCGCCTGCAGGAGATGGCCTTCCTCAACCGTGCCCTCCGCATCCACCTGCTCGACGAGCGGGTGGCCGAGGAGGAGGACGGCCGGCAGCGCGAGGTGACCTTCTACTACGAGGGCGGCATCGCCGACTTCGTCCGGCACCTCAACGCCTCGAAGAGCCCGATCCACAAGACCGTGGTCGAGTTCGGCGCCGAGGAGGAGGGGATGTCGCTCGAAATCGCCATGCAGTGGAACGAGTCGTACGGCGAATCGGTCTACACCTTCGCCAACACGATCAACACGCACGAGGGCGGCACCCACGAGGAGGGCTTCCGGTCCGCGCTGACCAGCGTGGTCAACCGGTACGGCACCGACAAGAAGCTGCTCAAGGGCGACGAGAAGCTCTCCGGCGAGGACATCCGCGAAGGGCTCGCGGCGATCATCTCGGTCAAGCTGGCCAACCCGCAGTTCGAGGGCCAGACCAAGACCAAGCTCGGCAACACCCCGGTGAAGAGCTTCGTGCAGCGGGTCTGCAACGACCGGCTGGTCGACTGGTTCGACCGCAATCCGGCCGAGGCCAAGATGATCATCACGAAGGCATCCCAGGCGGCTCGGGCCCGGATCGCCGCGCAGCAGGCGCGCAAGCTGGCCCGGCGCAAGTCGCTGCTGGAGTCCGGCTCGATGCCGGGCAAGCTGGCCGACTGCCAGTCCACCGACCCGCGCGAGTCCGAGGTGTTCATCGTCGAGGGTGACTCGGCCGGTGGCTCGGCCAAGCAGGGCCGCGACCCGCGGACCCAGGCGATCCTGCCGATTCGCGGAAAGATCCTCAACGTGGAGAAGGCCCGGATCGACCGGGTGCTGAAGAACAACGAGGTCCAGGCGCTGATCACCGCGCTGGGCACCGGCATCCACGACGACTTCGACATGGAGAAGCTGCGCTACCACAAGGTGGTGCTGATGGCCGACGCGGACGTCGACGGCCAGCACATCCAGACACTCCTGCTCACCCTGCTGTTCCGCTTCATGCGTCCGCTGGTCGAGATGGGCAACGTCTACCTGGCAGCCCCGCCTCTCTACAAGATCAAGTGGAACAAGAAGGGCGACGACGCGCAGTACGCGTACTCCGACCGTGAGCGGGACGGGCTGATCGCACTGCGCCAGCAGAAGAAGCCGAATGCCAAGCCGGACGACATCCAGCGCTTCAAGGGCCTCGGCGAGATGAACTATCCCGAGCTGTGGGAAACCACGATGAACCCGGCGACGCGTACCCTGCGTCAGGTCACTCTCGACGACGCGGCGACCGCCGACGAGTTGTTCAGTGTGCTGATGGGTGAGGACGTGGAGGCGCGCCGGTCGTTCATCCAGCGCAACGCCAAGGACGTGCGGTTCCTGGACATCTGA